One window from the genome of Streptomyces sp. NBC_00287 encodes:
- the metK gene encoding methionine adenosyltransferase, with the protein MSRRLFTSESVTEGHPDKIADQISDTILDALLREDPTSRVAVETLITTGLVHVAGEVTTKTYADIATLVRNKILEIGYDSSKKGFDGASCGVSVSIGAQSPDIAQGVDTAYESRVEGDEDELDKQGAGDQGLMFGYATDETPTLMPLPIFLAHRLSKRLSEVRKNGTIPYLRPDGKTQVTIEYDGDKAVRLDTVVVSSQHASDIDLESLLAPDIREFVVEPELKALLDEGIKLDTEGYRLLVNPTGRFEIGGPMGDAGLTGRKIIIDTYGGMARHGGGAFSGKDPSKVDRSAAYAMRWVAKNVVAAGLASRCEVQVAYAIGKAEPVGLFVETFGTAKIDAEKIEKAIDEVFDLRPAAIIRDLDLLRPIYAQTAAYGHFGRELPEFTWERTDRVDALRAAAGL; encoded by the coding sequence GTGTCCCGTCGCCTGTTCACCTCGGAGTCTGTGACCGAGGGTCACCCCGACAAGATCGCTGACCAGATCAGCGACACCATTCTCGACGCGCTTCTGCGTGAGGACCCGACCTCCCGGGTCGCCGTCGAGACGCTGATCACCACCGGCCTGGTGCATGTGGCCGGCGAGGTCACGACCAAGACGTACGCGGACATCGCGACGCTGGTCCGTAACAAGATCCTCGAGATCGGCTACGACTCCTCGAAGAAGGGCTTCGACGGCGCCTCCTGTGGCGTTTCGGTGTCGATCGGCGCGCAGTCCCCCGACATCGCGCAGGGCGTCGACACGGCGTACGAGAGCCGCGTCGAGGGCGACGAGGACGAGCTGGACAAGCAGGGCGCGGGCGACCAGGGCCTGATGTTCGGCTACGCGACGGACGAGACGCCGACGCTGATGCCGCTGCCGATCTTCCTGGCGCACCGTCTGTCGAAGCGCCTGTCCGAAGTCCGCAAGAACGGCACCATCCCCTACCTGCGGCCCGACGGCAAGACGCAGGTCACCATCGAGTACGACGGCGACAAGGCCGTCCGTCTCGACACGGTCGTCGTCTCCTCGCAGCACGCCTCCGACATCGACCTGGAGTCGCTGCTCGCCCCCGACATCCGCGAGTTCGTCGTGGAGCCGGAGCTGAAGGCGCTCCTGGACGAGGGCATCAAGCTGGACACCGAGGGCTACCGCCTGCTGGTCAACCCGACCGGCCGCTTCGAGATCGGCGGCCCGATGGGCGACGCCGGCCTCACCGGCCGCAAGATCATCATCGACACCTACGGCGGCATGGCCCGCCACGGCGGCGGCGCCTTCTCCGGCAAGGACCCGTCCAAGGTGGACCGCTCGGCCGCCTACGCGATGCGCTGGGTCGCCAAGAACGTCGTCGCGGCGGGCCTCGCCTCCCGCTGCGAGGTCCAGGTGGCGTACGCCATCGGCAAGGCCGAGCCGGTCGGTCTGTTCGTCGAGACCTTCGGCACGGCCAAGATCGACGCCGAGAAGATCGAGAAGGCGATCGACGAGGTCTTCGACCTCCGCCCGGCCGCGATCATCCGCGACCTCGACCTGCTCCGCCCGATCTACGCCCAGACGGCCGCGTACGGCCACTTCGGCCGCGAGCTCCCCGAGTTCACCTGGGAGCGCACGGACCGTGTGGACGCGCTGCGCGCGGCGGCGGGGCTGTAG
- a CDS encoding integration host factor, with protein MALPPLTPEQRAAALEKAAAARRERAEVKNRLKHSGASLHEVIKQGQENDVIGKMKVSALLESLPGVGKVRAKQIMERLGISESRRVRGLGSNQIASLEREFGSTGS; from the coding sequence GTGGCTCTTCCGCCCCTTACCCCTGAACAGCGCGCAGCCGCGCTCGAAAAGGCCGCCGCGGCTCGCCGGGAGCGGGCCGAGGTCAAGAATCGACTCAAGCACTCCGGCGCCTCCCTTCACGAGGTCATCAAGCAGGGCCAGGAGAACGACGTCATCGGCAAGATGAAGGTCTCCGCCCTCCTTGAGTCTCTGCCGGGCGTGGGCAAGGTCCGCGCCAAGCAGATCATGGAGCGACTCGGCATCTCCGAGAGCCGCCGCGTGCGTGGCCTCGGTTCCAACCAGATCGCGTCCCTGGAGCGTGAGTTCGGCAGCACCGGCTCCTGA
- a CDS encoding quinone-dependent dihydroorotate dehydrogenase, whose amino-acid sequence MYKIFFNLVFKRMDPEQAHHLAFRWIRLAVRIPVLRTFIAAALAPRHKELRTEAFGLRMHGPFGLAAGFDKNAVAIDGMSMLGFDHVEIGTVTGEAQPGNPKKRLFRLVPDRALINRMGFNNEGSLAVAARLASRTPVFQTVVGVNIGKTKVVPEAEATGDYVKSTERLAPYADYLVVNVSSPNTPGLRNLQATEALRPLLSAVREAADRTVTTRRVPLLVKIAPDLADEDIDAVADLAVELGLDGIIATNTTIAREGLGLTSAPALVQETGGLSGAPLKARSLEVLRRLYARVGDRITLVGVGGIENAEDAWQRILAGATLVQGYSAFIYEGPFWGRAIHKGLAARLRTSPYATLADAVGADVRKAA is encoded by the coding sequence ATGTACAAGATCTTCTTCAACCTCGTCTTCAAGCGGATGGACCCGGAGCAGGCGCACCACCTCGCCTTCCGCTGGATCCGGCTCGCCGTACGCATCCCGGTGCTGCGCACCTTCATCGCCGCCGCGCTCGCGCCCCGCCACAAGGAGCTGCGCACCGAGGCCTTCGGGCTGCGGATGCACGGGCCGTTCGGGCTCGCCGCCGGCTTCGACAAGAACGCCGTCGCGATCGACGGGATGTCGATGCTCGGCTTCGACCACGTCGAGATCGGCACGGTCACCGGGGAGGCGCAGCCCGGCAACCCCAAGAAGCGGCTCTTCCGGCTCGTGCCGGACCGCGCGCTGATCAACCGCATGGGCTTCAACAACGAGGGCTCGCTGGCCGTCGCCGCGCGCCTGGCCTCCCGTACACCGGTTTTCCAGACCGTCGTGGGCGTGAACATCGGCAAGACCAAGGTCGTGCCCGAGGCCGAGGCGACCGGCGACTATGTGAAGTCGACCGAGCGGCTGGCGCCGTACGCCGACTACCTGGTCGTGAACGTCTCCTCGCCGAACACGCCCGGGTTGCGCAACCTCCAGGCCACCGAGGCGCTGCGCCCGCTGCTGAGCGCCGTGCGCGAGGCCGCCGACCGTACCGTCACCACGCGCCGCGTCCCGCTGCTGGTCAAGATCGCGCCGGACCTCGCCGACGAGGACATCGACGCCGTGGCCGACCTCGCCGTCGAGCTCGGCCTGGACGGGATCATCGCCACCAACACCACCATCGCGCGCGAGGGGCTCGGTCTGACCTCCGCACCCGCCCTGGTCCAGGAGACCGGCGGCCTGTCCGGCGCCCCGCTCAAGGCACGCTCCCTGGAGGTGCTGCGGCGTCTCTACGCGCGCGTGGGCGACCGCATCACCCTGGTGGGCGTGGGCGGCATCGAGAACGCCGAGGACGCCTGGCAGCGCATCCTGGCCGGCGCCACGCTGGTCCAGGGGTACAGCGCCTTCATCTACGAGGGGCCCTTCTGGGGCCGCGCGATCCACAAGGGGCTCGCCGCCCGCCTGCGCACCAGCCCGTACGCCACCCTCGCCGACGCGGTCGGCGCCGACGTAAGGAAGGCCGCATGA
- the carA gene encoding glutamine-hydrolyzing carbamoyl-phosphate synthase small subunit, with amino-acid sequence MTTSTRGATKVPAVLVLEDGRIFRGRAYGAVGVTFGEAVFSTGMTGYQETLTDPSYHRQVVVMTAPHVGNTGVNDEDPESKQIWVAGYVVRDPARVPSNWRSRRSLDDELRQQGVVGISNIDTRALTRHLRERGAMRVGIFSGNALPDEGTMLAEVRQAPEMKGADLSAEVATKEAYVVPAIGAKKFTVAAVDLGIKGMTPHRMAERGIEVHVLPATATAEDVFAVNPDGVFFSNGPGDPATADHPVSVMQAVLERGTPLFGICFGNQILGRALGFGTYKLKYGHRGINQPVQDRTTGKVEVTAHNHGFAVDAPTDKVSETPYGRAEVSHVCLNDNVVEGLQLLDRPAFSVQYHPEAAAGPHDAAYLFDRFVSLMEGQRA; translated from the coding sequence ATGACGACCTCCACAAGGGGAGCCACCAAGGTTCCCGCCGTCCTCGTCCTGGAGGACGGCCGGATCTTCCGCGGCCGTGCCTACGGGGCCGTGGGGGTGACCTTCGGCGAGGCCGTGTTCTCCACGGGCATGACGGGTTACCAGGAGACCCTCACCGACCCGTCGTACCACCGCCAGGTCGTCGTGATGACCGCCCCGCACGTCGGCAACACCGGCGTCAACGACGAGGACCCGGAGTCGAAGCAGATCTGGGTCGCCGGGTACGTCGTGCGCGACCCCGCGCGCGTGCCGTCCAACTGGCGCTCCCGGCGCTCGCTGGACGACGAGCTGCGCCAGCAGGGTGTCGTCGGTATCTCCAACATCGACACGCGCGCGTTGACGCGCCATCTGCGGGAGCGCGGCGCCATGCGCGTCGGCATCTTCTCCGGCAACGCCCTGCCCGACGAGGGCACCATGCTCGCCGAGGTGCGCCAGGCCCCCGAGATGAAGGGCGCCGACCTCTCCGCCGAGGTCGCGACCAAGGAGGCGTACGTCGTCCCCGCGATCGGCGCGAAGAAGTTCACCGTCGCCGCCGTGGACCTCGGCATCAAGGGCATGACCCCGCACCGGATGGCCGAGCGCGGCATCGAGGTGCACGTGCTCCCCGCGACGGCGACCGCCGAGGACGTCTTCGCCGTGAACCCGGACGGCGTGTTCTTCTCCAACGGCCCCGGTGACCCGGCCACCGCCGACCACCCCGTCTCCGTGATGCAGGCGGTCCTGGAGCGCGGCACCCCGCTGTTCGGCATCTGCTTCGGCAACCAGATCCTGGGCCGCGCGCTGGGCTTCGGAACCTACAAGCTGAAGTACGGCCACCGCGGCATCAACCAGCCGGTGCAGGACCGTACGACCGGCAAGGTCGAGGTCACCGCGCACAATCACGGCTTCGCCGTCGACGCCCCGACCGACAAGGTCTCCGAGACCCCCTACGGCCGCGCCGAGGTCTCCCACGTCTGCCTGAACGACAACGTGGTGGAGGGGCTCCAGCTCCTCGACCGCCCGGCCTTCAGCGTCCAGTACCACCCCGAAGCGGCAGCGGGCCCGCACGACGCCGCGTACCTGTTCGACCGCTTCGTTTCCCTGATGGAGGGCCAGCGTGCCTAA
- a CDS encoding PH-like domain-containing protein, whose product MTPLLTIAAEQKSAEVTDWAARIGWLVGLALFVALVYWLMREGWKWRGTLQGDLPELPSAPSEPGEATLTMSGRYHGSTTAGQWLDRIVAHGLGTRSRVELTLTDAGLHVVRPGASDFFVPAGQLREARLDKGIAGKVLTEGGLLVVTWAHGDRLIDSGFRSDTAAEHTAWVDTLNQMINNTEGAR is encoded by the coding sequence GTGACACCACTTCTGACCATCGCCGCCGAACAGAAGTCGGCCGAGGTGACCGACTGGGCAGCCCGTATCGGGTGGCTCGTCGGCCTCGCCCTCTTCGTCGCGCTCGTCTACTGGCTGATGCGCGAGGGCTGGAAATGGCGCGGCACGCTCCAGGGCGACCTGCCCGAGCTGCCCAGCGCGCCGTCCGAGCCGGGCGAGGCCACACTGACGATGAGCGGCCGTTACCACGGCTCCACCACCGCCGGGCAGTGGCTCGACCGCATCGTGGCGCACGGCCTGGGCACCCGCAGTCGGGTCGAGCTGACGCTGACGGACGCGGGCCTGCACGTCGTACGCCCCGGGGCGAGCGACTTCTTCGTCCCGGCCGGACAGCTGCGCGAGGCCCGGCTCGACAAGGGCATCGCCGGCAAGGTCCTGACCGAGGGCGGACTGCTCGTGGTGACCTGGGCGCACGGCGACCGGCTGATCGACTCCGGCTTCCGCTCGGACACGGCCGCCGAGCACACCGCGTGGGTCGACACCCTGAACCAAATGATCAACAACACGGAAGGCGCACGATGA
- the rpoZ gene encoding DNA-directed RNA polymerase subunit omega — MSSSISAPEGIINPPIDELLEATDSKYSLVIYAAKRARQINAYYSQLGEGLLEYVGPLVDTHVHEKPLSIALREINAGLLTSEAVEGPAQ, encoded by the coding sequence GTGTCCTCTTCCATCTCCGCGCCCGAGGGCATCATCAACCCGCCGATCGACGAGCTCCTCGAGGCCACCGACTCGAAGTACAGCCTCGTGATCTACGCGGCCAAGCGGGCCCGCCAGATCAACGCGTACTACTCGCAGCTCGGCGAGGGCCTCCTCGAGTACGTCGGTCCGCTCGTCGACACCCACGTCCACGAGAAGCCGCTCTCGATCGCCCTGCGGGAGATCAACGCGGGACTGCTGACGTCCGAGGCCGTTGAGGGCCCGGCGCAGTAA
- the pyrF gene encoding orotidine-5'-phosphate decarboxylase — MTLEPFGARLRRAMDERGPLCVGIDPHASLLSEWGLNDDIAGLERFSRTVVEAMADRVAVLKPQSAFYERFGSRGVAVLEKAVEEARAAGALVVMDAKRGDIGSTMAAYAESFLRKDSPLFSDALTVSPYLGYGSLSPAVALARESGAGLFVLALTSNPEGGEVQHAVRRDGRDVGATMLAHLAAENEGEEPLGSFGAVVGATLGDLSSYDLRINGPLLAPGIGAQGATPADLPRVFGAAVRNVVPNVSRGVLRHGPDVGALRAAAERFAEEIRAAVTI, encoded by the coding sequence ATGACTCTGGAACCCTTCGGCGCCCGGCTGCGCCGTGCCATGGACGAGCGGGGCCCGCTGTGCGTCGGCATCGACCCGCACGCCTCGCTGCTCTCGGAGTGGGGCCTGAACGACGACATCGCCGGTCTGGAGCGGTTCAGCCGTACGGTCGTCGAGGCGATGGCCGACCGGGTCGCCGTACTGAAGCCGCAGAGCGCGTTCTACGAGCGCTTCGGGTCGCGCGGGGTCGCCGTCCTGGAGAAGGCGGTCGAGGAGGCCCGGGCGGCCGGCGCGCTGGTCGTGATGGACGCCAAGCGCGGTGACATCGGCTCGACCATGGCCGCGTACGCCGAGTCCTTCCTGCGCAAGGACTCCCCGCTGTTCTCGGACGCGCTGACCGTCTCGCCGTATCTCGGCTACGGATCGCTCTCGCCGGCCGTGGCGCTCGCGCGGGAGAGCGGCGCGGGGCTGTTCGTGCTGGCACTGACCTCCAACCCGGAGGGCGGCGAGGTCCAGCACGCGGTGCGACGCGACGGCCGTGACGTCGGCGCGACAATGCTGGCGCACCTGGCCGCTGAGAACGAGGGGGAGGAGCCGCTCGGTTCCTTCGGAGCGGTCGTCGGCGCCACGCTGGGCGATCTGTCGTCCTACGACCTGAGGATCAACGGTCCGCTCCTGGCGCCCGGCATCGGCGCCCAGGGGGCCACCCCGGCGGACCTTCCCCGGGTCTTCGGGGCGGCGGTGCGCAATGTCGTGCCGAACGTCAGCCGAGGGGTGCTGCGGCACGGTCCCGACGTCGGGGCGCTGCGTGCGGCGGCGGAGCGATTCGCGGAGGAGATCCGGGCAGCCGTAACTATTTAG
- the gmk gene encoding guanylate kinase yields MSERPRLTVLSGPSGVGKSTVVAHMRKEHPEVWLSVSATTRKPRPGEKHGVHYFFVTDEEMDKLIANGELLEWAEFAGNRYGTPRAAVLERLEAGEPVLLEIDLQGARQVRESMAESRLVFLAPPSWEELVRRLTGRGTEPPEVIERRLTAAKVELAAEPEFDVTLVNTSVEDVARELLALMDVV; encoded by the coding sequence ATGAGTGAACGTCCGCGGCTGACCGTGCTCTCCGGCCCCTCAGGGGTCGGTAAGAGCACGGTCGTCGCCCATATGCGCAAGGAACACCCCGAGGTCTGGCTCTCGGTGTCGGCGACGACCCGCAAGCCCCGCCCCGGCGAGAAGCATGGAGTCCACTACTTCTTCGTCACCGACGAGGAGATGGACAAGCTGATCGCCAACGGCGAGCTGCTGGAGTGGGCCGAGTTCGCCGGCAACCGCTACGGCACGCCGCGCGCGGCCGTGCTGGAGCGCCTGGAGGCGGGTGAGCCCGTCCTGCTGGAGATCGACCTCCAGGGTGCCCGGCAGGTCCGCGAGTCCATGGCGGAATCTCGTCTGGTGTTCCTGGCTCCTCCCTCCTGGGAGGAGCTGGTGCGCAGGCTCACCGGCCGGGGCACCGAGCCGCCCGAGGTGATCGAGCGTCGCCTGACGGCGGCGAAGGTCGAACTGGCCGCCGAGCCGGAGTTCGACGTGACCTTGGTCAACACCTCCGTCGAGGACGTGGCGCGCGAGCTGCTAGCCTTGATGGACGTTGTGTGA
- the carB gene encoding carbamoyl-phosphate synthase large subunit, protein MPKRTDIQSVLVIGSGPIVIGQAAEFDYSGTQACRVLKAEGLRVILVNSNPATIMTDPEIADATYVEPITPEFVEKIIAKERPDTLLPTLGGQTALNTAISLHEAGTLEKYGVELIGANVEAINKGEDRDLFKEVVEAVRRKIGHGESARSVICHSMDDVLKGVETLGGYPVVVRPSFTMGGAGSGFAHDEEELRRIAGQGLTLSPTTEVLLEESILGWKEYELELMRDKHDNVVVVCSIENFDPMGVHTGDSITVAPAMTLTDREYQTLRDIGIAVIREVGVDTGGCNIQFAVDPEDGRVIVIEMNPRVSRSSALASKATGFPIAKIAAKLAVGYTLDEIPNDITQETPASFEPTLDYVVVKAPRFAFEKFPSADSTLTTTMKSVGEAMAIGRNFTEAFQKALRSLEKKGSQFTFVGEPGDKASLLAESVRPTDGRINTVMQAIRAGATPEEIFEYTKIDPWFVDQLFLIKETADELAEARELTPELLSEAKRHGFSDQQIGEIRGLREDVVREVRHALGIRPVYKTVDTCAAEFAARTPYFYSSYDEETEVAPREKPAVIILGSGPNRIGQGIEFDYSCVHASFALSDAGYETVMVNCNPETVSTDYDTSDRLYFEPLTLEDVLEIVHAESLAGPVAGVVVQLGGQTPLGLAQALKDNGVPIVGTSPEAIHAAEDRGAFGRVLQEAGLPAPKHGTATTFAEAKAIADEIGYPVLVRPSYVLGGRGMEIVYDETRLSSYIAESTEISPSRPVLVDRFLDDAIEIDVDALYDGEELYLGGVMEHIEEAGIHSGDSACALPPITLGGFDIKRLRASTEAIARGVGVRGLINIQFAMAGDILYVLEANPRASRTVPFTSKATAVPLAKAAARISLGSSIAELRAEGLLPRTGDGGELPLDAPISVKEAVMPWSRFRDIHGRGVDTVLGPEMRSTGEVMGIDSVFGTAYAKSQAGAYGPLPTKGRAFISVANRDKRSVIFPARELVAHGFELLATSGTAEVLKRNGITASVVRKQSEGIGPNGEKTIVQLIHDGEVNLIVNTPYGTGGRLDGYEIRTAAVARSVPCLTTVQALAAAVQGIDALNHGDVGVRSLQEHAEHLTAARD, encoded by the coding sequence GTGCCTAAGCGCACCGATATCCAGTCCGTCCTGGTCATCGGCTCCGGCCCGATCGTCATCGGCCAGGCCGCCGAGTTCGACTACTCCGGCACGCAGGCGTGCCGGGTGCTCAAGGCCGAGGGCCTGCGCGTCATCCTGGTCAACTCCAACCCGGCGACGATCATGACCGACCCGGAGATCGCCGACGCGACCTATGTCGAGCCGATCACCCCGGAGTTCGTCGAGAAGATCATCGCCAAGGAGCGCCCGGACACCCTGCTGCCCACCCTGGGCGGCCAGACGGCCCTGAACACGGCGATCTCGCTGCACGAGGCGGGCACGCTGGAGAAGTACGGCGTCGAGCTGATCGGCGCCAATGTCGAGGCCATCAACAAGGGCGAGGACCGCGACCTCTTCAAGGAGGTCGTCGAGGCGGTCCGCCGGAAGATCGGGCACGGCGAATCCGCCCGCTCGGTCATCTGCCACTCCATGGACGACGTCCTCAAGGGCGTCGAGACCCTCGGCGGCTACCCGGTCGTCGTCCGCCCCTCCTTCACCATGGGCGGCGCCGGCTCCGGCTTCGCGCACGACGAGGAGGAGCTGCGCCGTATCGCCGGACAGGGCCTCACGCTCTCGCCGACCACCGAGGTGCTCCTGGAGGAGTCCATCCTCGGCTGGAAGGAGTACGAGCTGGAGCTGATGCGCGACAAGCACGACAACGTCGTGGTCGTCTGCTCCATCGAGAACTTCGACCCCATGGGCGTGCACACCGGTGACTCCATCACCGTCGCCCCGGCGATGACGCTGACCGACCGCGAGTACCAGACCCTGCGCGACATCGGCATCGCCGTCATCCGCGAGGTCGGCGTCGACACCGGCGGCTGCAACATCCAGTTCGCGGTGGACCCCGAGGACGGCCGGGTCATCGTCATCGAGATGAACCCGCGCGTGTCGCGTTCGTCGGCGCTCGCCTCCAAGGCGACCGGCTTCCCGATCGCCAAGATCGCGGCCAAGCTCGCCGTCGGCTACACCCTCGACGAGATCCCGAACGACATCACCCAGGAGACCCCGGCCTCCTTCGAGCCCACGCTCGACTACGTGGTCGTGAAGGCTCCCCGGTTCGCCTTCGAGAAGTTCCCGTCCGCCGACTCGACGCTGACGACCACCATGAAGTCGGTCGGCGAGGCGATGGCCATCGGCCGCAACTTCACCGAGGCGTTCCAGAAGGCGCTGCGCTCGCTGGAGAAGAAGGGCAGCCAGTTCACGTTCGTGGGCGAGCCCGGCGACAAGGCTTCCCTGCTCGCAGAGTCCGTCCGTCCCACCGACGGCCGGATCAACACCGTTATGCAGGCCATCCGCGCGGGTGCCACGCCCGAGGAGATCTTCGAGTACACGAAGATCGACCCCTGGTTCGTCGACCAGCTCTTCCTCATCAAGGAGACCGCCGACGAGCTCGCCGAGGCCCGTGAGCTGACCCCCGAACTGCTCTCCGAGGCCAAGCGGCACGGCTTCTCCGACCAGCAGATCGGCGAGATCCGCGGGCTGCGCGAGGACGTCGTCCGCGAGGTCCGGCACGCCCTCGGCATCCGCCCGGTCTACAAGACGGTCGACACCTGCGCCGCCGAGTTCGCCGCGAGGACGCCGTACTTCTACTCGTCCTACGACGAGGAGACCGAGGTCGCCCCGCGCGAGAAGCCCGCGGTGATCATCCTCGGCTCCGGCCCCAACCGCATCGGCCAGGGCATCGAGTTCGACTACTCCTGTGTCCACGCCTCCTTCGCGCTGAGCGACGCCGGGTACGAGACCGTGATGGTCAACTGCAACCCGGAGACCGTCTCCACGGACTACGACACCTCCGACCGCCTGTACTTCGAGCCGCTGACGCTGGAAGACGTGCTGGAGATCGTCCACGCGGAGTCCCTGGCGGGGCCGGTCGCGGGCGTGGTGGTCCAGCTCGGCGGCCAGACCCCGCTGGGCCTCGCGCAGGCCCTGAAGGACAACGGCGTCCCGATCGTCGGCACCTCCCCGGAGGCGATCCACGCCGCCGAGGACCGCGGTGCCTTCGGCCGTGTCCTGCAGGAGGCCGGCCTCCCGGCCCCCAAGCACGGCACCGCGACCACCTTCGCCGAGGCCAAGGCCATCGCCGACGAGATCGGCTACCCGGTCCTCGTCCGGCCGTCGTACGTCCTCGGCGGGCGCGGCATGGAGATCGTCTACGACGAGACCCGGCTGTCGTCCTACATCGCCGAATCGACCGAGATCAGCCCCTCCCGGCCGGTGCTCGTCGACCGCTTCCTGGACGACGCGATCGAGATCGACGTGGACGCGCTCTACGACGGCGAGGAGCTCTACCTCGGCGGCGTGATGGAGCACATCGAGGAGGCCGGTATCCACTCCGGCGACTCCGCGTGCGCGCTGCCCCCGATCACGCTGGGCGGCTTCGACATCAAGCGGCTCAGGGCCTCCACGGAGGCCATCGCCCGCGGCGTCGGGGTGCGCGGCCTGATCAACATCCAGTTCGCGATGGCGGGTGACATCCTCTACGTCCTGGAGGCCAACCCGCGCGCGTCCCGTACGGTCCCCTTCACCTCGAAGGCGACCGCCGTGCCGCTGGCCAAGGCCGCCGCCCGGATCTCGCTCGGCTCGAGCATCGCCGAGCTGCGGGCCGAAGGTCTGCTGCCGCGCACCGGGGACGGCGGCGAGCTGCCGCTGGACGCGCCGATCTCCGTCAAGGAGGCCGTCATGCCGTGGTCGCGCTTCCGCGACATCCACGGCCGCGGCGTCGACACGGTCCTCGGCCCGGAGATGCGCTCCACCGGCGAGGTCATGGGCATCGACTCCGTCTTCGGCACGGCGTACGCCAAGTCGCAGGCGGGCGCGTACGGCCCGCTGCCCACCAAGGGCCGCGCCTTCATCTCGGTGGCCAACCGCGACAAGCGGTCGGTGATCTTCCCCGCGCGTGAGCTGGTCGCGCACGGCTTCGAACTGCTGGCCACCTCCGGCACCGCCGAGGTCCTCAAGCGGAACGGCATCACCGCCTCCGTGGTCCGCAAGCAGTCCGAGGGCATCGGCCCGAACGGCGAGAAGACCATCGTCCAGCTCATCCACGACGGCGAGGTCAACCTCATCGTCAACACCCCGTACGGCACCGGTGGCCGCCTGGACGGCTATGAGATCCGTACGGCGGCCGTGGCGCGGTCCGTGCCGTGTCTGACGACCGTGCAGGCACTGGCCGCCGCGGTGCAGGGCATCGACGCCCTCAACCACGGCGACGTGGGCGTCCGTTCGCTCCAGGAACACGCGGAACACCTGACCGCGGCCCGCGACTAG
- the coaBC gene encoding bifunctional phosphopantothenoylcysteine decarboxylase/phosphopantothenate--cysteine ligase CoaBC, producing the protein MDKPRVVLGVSGGIAAYKACELLRRLTESGHDVRVVPTASALHFVGAATWSALSGNPVSTEVWDDVHEVPHVRIGQHADLVVVAPATADMLAKAAHGLADDLLTNTLLTARCPVVFAPAMHTEMWEHPATQENVATLRRRGAVVIEPAVGRLTGVDTGKGRLPDPGEIFEVCRRVLARGVTEPDLNGRHVVVSAGGTREPLDPVRFLGNRSSGKQGYALARTAAARGARVTLIAANTGLPDPAGVDVVQVGTAVQLREAVLKAAADADAVVMAAAVADFRPETYAAGKIKKKDGQDPDPIVLVRNPDILAEISADRARPGQVVVGFAAETDDVLANGRAKLARKGCDLLVVNEVGERKTFGSEENEAVVLGADGTETPVPYGPKEALAETVWDLVAGRLS; encoded by the coding sequence GTGGACAAGCCGAGGGTCGTTCTGGGTGTGAGCGGCGGTATCGCCGCGTACAAGGCCTGTGAGCTGCTGCGAAGGCTGACGGAGTCGGGACATGACGTCCGCGTCGTGCCCACCGCCTCCGCGCTGCACTTCGTCGGCGCCGCCACCTGGTCCGCCCTGTCCGGCAACCCTGTCTCGACCGAGGTGTGGGACGACGTCCACGAGGTGCCGCACGTCCGCATCGGCCAGCACGCCGACCTCGTCGTGGTCGCCCCGGCCACCGCGGACATGCTCGCCAAGGCCGCCCACGGCCTCGCCGACGACCTGCTGACCAACACCCTGCTCACCGCCCGCTGCCCGGTCGTCTTCGCCCCGGCCATGCACACGGAGATGTGGGAGCACCCGGCCACCCAGGAGAACGTGGCGACGCTGCGCCGCCGCGGCGCCGTCGTCATCGAACCGGCCGTCGGCCGCCTCACCGGCGTCGACACAGGCAAGGGCAGGCTGCCGGACCCGGGGGAGATCTTCGAGGTCTGTCGCCGGGTGCTGGCCAGGGGCGTCACCGAGCCCGACCTCAACGGGCGGCACGTCGTCGTGAGCGCCGGCGGCACCCGCGAGCCCTTGGACCCGGTCCGCTTCCTCGGCAACCGCTCCTCCGGCAAGCAGGGCTACGCCCTTGCCCGTACCGCCGCCGCGCGGGGTGCCCGCGTCACGCTGATCGCCGCGAACACCGGGCTGCCGGACCCGGCGGGCGTGGACGTCGTCCAGGTCGGAACGGCCGTACAGCTGCGGGAGGCGGTGCTGAAGGCGGCCGCCGACGCCGACGCGGTCGTCATGGCCGCGGCGGTCGCGGACTTCCGCCCTGAGACGTACGCCGCCGGAAAGATCAAGAAGAAGGACGGCCAGGACCCGGACCCGATCGTCCTGGTGCGGAATCCGGACATCCTCGCGGAGATCTCCGCCGACCGGGCCCGCCCCGGCCAGGTGGTCGTCGGATTCGCCGCGGAGACGGACGATGTGTTGGCCAACGGCCGTGCCAAGCTGGCACGCAAGGGCTGCGATCTGCTCGTGGTGAACGAGGTGGGGGAGCGCAAGACCTTCGGCTCCGAGGAGAACGAGGCCGTGGTGCTGGGCGCCGACGGCACCGAGACGCCCGTGCCGTACGGTCCCAAGGAGGCCCTGGCCGAAACCGTGTGGGATCTGGTGGCCGGGCGCCTGAGCTGA